A genome region from Geobacter pickeringii includes the following:
- a CDS encoding glycosyltransferase family 2 protein — translation MAEALFYISLILVAYVYAGYPLAAAALGLVRSRPVRKEPQLPAVTVVIAAYNEEEAIGATVANKLALDYPAELLDILVISDGSTDHTDEIVAGCGSGRVRLLRQEPRAGKTSALNRAIPRARGEIIVFSDANSLYAPDAVRRLVANFADGTVGYVTGRMIYANPDGTPIGQGCSAYMRYENALRAMETRIGSVVGVDGGIDAVRTTLYRPMAADQLPDFVLPLAVVSQGYRVVYEPEALLWESALKEARDEYRMRVRVSLRSLWGLYDMRHLLVPWRRSLFAWQLWSHKVLRYLCFVFLAVAYLANLLLWGKGHGYQAFFVLQNVAYLSALAMPLLESGGAGCRALTFARYFVLLNVAAAHAFGKFLRGEKQVIWTPRKG, via the coding sequence ATGGCTGAGGCGCTTTTCTACATCTCACTGATCCTGGTCGCCTACGTCTACGCCGGGTATCCCCTGGCTGCGGCGGCGCTTGGCCTTGTGCGCAGTCGGCCGGTGAGAAAAGAGCCGCAACTGCCGGCCGTGACCGTCGTCATCGCGGCTTACAACGAGGAGGAGGCCATCGGGGCCACCGTTGCCAACAAGCTTGCCCTCGACTATCCGGCGGAGTTGCTCGACATTCTCGTCATCTCCGACGGCTCCACTGACCACACCGACGAGATCGTGGCGGGGTGCGGCAGCGGGCGCGTCAGGTTGCTGCGGCAGGAGCCGCGCGCCGGAAAGACCAGTGCCCTCAACCGTGCCATCCCCCGTGCCCGGGGTGAGATCATCGTCTTCTCCGACGCCAATTCCCTCTACGCCCCCGATGCCGTGCGGCGGTTGGTGGCGAATTTTGCCGACGGGACGGTCGGATACGTCACCGGCAGGATGATTTACGCCAACCCGGACGGAACCCCGATCGGCCAGGGATGCAGCGCCTACATGCGTTACGAAAACGCCCTGCGGGCCATGGAGACCCGCATCGGCTCCGTCGTCGGCGTGGACGGCGGCATCGACGCGGTGCGCACAACACTCTACCGCCCCATGGCTGCCGACCAGCTCCCCGATTTCGTCCTGCCGCTCGCGGTTGTCAGCCAGGGGTACCGCGTCGTCTACGAACCGGAGGCCCTGCTGTGGGAATCCGCCCTCAAGGAGGCGCGGGACGAATACCGGATGCGGGTTCGGGTATCCCTCCGCAGCCTGTGGGGGCTCTACGATATGAGGCACCTCCTGGTTCCCTGGCGCCGCTCCCTGTTCGCCTGGCAACTCTGGTCCCACAAGGTGCTGCGCTACCTCTGCTTCGTCTTCCTTGCCGTCGCGTATCTGGCAAACCTGCTGTTGTGGGGGAAAGGGCATGGCTACCAGGCGTTTTTCGTTCTGCAGAACGTCGCCTACCTGTCGGCGCTGGCCATGCCTCTTCTGGAGAGTGGCGGCGCCGGCTGCCGCGCATTAACCTTCGCCCGCTACTTCGTTCTGCTCAATGTCGCCGCGGCGCATGCCTTCGGCAAGTTCCTGAGGGGGGAAAAGCAGGTGATCTGGACCCCGCGGAAGGGATGA
- a CDS encoding exosortase C-terminal domain/associated protein EpsI, which translates to MRTLSTKRLIILSVLLAATAFLAYGPAARSAAVITKAPLQVAFERLDGWSSAGSQFLGDTVTDALKLDDHIFQSYRNESGQVTLYVGYYRTAGKVGAAHDPLVCFTGQGWRIGERIRGEYSLGGKASSTISYSSMIAERQGERELIVYWFQTNGVTSSSTLGQKVAMVRDRFVGAGEDNAFVRISTSLGDESPEAGRKRIFAFIDSFYPAFRGYVVGKPGSERS; encoded by the coding sequence ATGCGAACGCTCAGCACCAAACGCCTGATCATCCTCTCCGTCCTTCTGGCGGCCACGGCGTTTCTGGCCTACGGGCCGGCGGCCAGAAGCGCGGCAGTGATTACGAAAGCCCCGCTCCAGGTGGCGTTCGAGCGGCTCGACGGCTGGAGCAGCGCCGGCAGTCAGTTTCTTGGTGATACCGTCACCGATGCCTTGAAACTGGACGACCATATCTTCCAGAGCTATCGCAACGAGAGCGGTCAGGTGACGCTCTACGTCGGCTACTATCGCACGGCCGGCAAGGTGGGGGCGGCCCACGACCCGCTGGTCTGCTTCACCGGACAGGGGTGGCGCATCGGCGAGCGGATACGGGGCGAATATTCGCTCGGGGGCAAGGCCAGTTCCACCATCAGCTACTCGTCCATGATCGCCGAGCGGCAGGGAGAGCGTGAGCTTATTGTCTACTGGTTCCAGACCAACGGCGTCACTTCTTCCTCTACCTTGGGCCAGAAGGTTGCCATGGTGCGCGACCGGTTTGTCGGCGCCGGCGAGGACAACGCATTCGTGAGGATCAGCACCAGCCTCGGCGATGAATCGCCCGAGGCCGGCCGGAAGCGGATCTTTGCCTTCATCGACTCCTTCTATCCGGCATTTCGCGGGTATGTTGTCGGGAAGCCCGGAAGCGAAAGGTCCTGA
- the xrt gene encoding exosortase has translation MSLNDCTISGNERTGGEGSLRLYIFLGIFAVTFSAAYYPVMAGLIQSWAASDDYSHGFLIVPLALYITWLKRDELGRQPVSGSWTGLLLVVLSLCAFLFAQVGGILTLSSLSLIVTVWGAVLFLFGFGMLRQLLFPLFLLLFMIPVPAQIYAALTTPLQLFVSKVAVEMASLAGIPVYREGNVIHHTQGVFQVVQACSGMRSIMALLTLGALLAYFGLRSSLPRGVLFVSAIPIAVAINVLRVFTIIAAFHFLGLDLAEGTPHTVLGIVLFGIAFVLFVAIRKGLSLCERSAPNA, from the coding sequence ATGAGCCTGAACGACTGCACGATCAGCGGCAACGAACGGACCGGCGGGGAGGGATCGCTTCGGCTTTACATCTTCCTCGGCATATTCGCCGTGACGTTCTCTGCGGCCTATTATCCCGTCATGGCGGGGCTCATACAGAGCTGGGCGGCTTCCGACGACTATTCCCACGGTTTCCTCATCGTTCCACTCGCGCTGTATATCACCTGGCTGAAGAGAGATGAACTGGGCCGCCAGCCGGTTTCCGGCTCCTGGACGGGGTTGCTCCTGGTGGTGCTCTCGCTCTGCGCCTTCCTGTTCGCGCAGGTGGGGGGGATTCTCACCCTCTCGTCACTCTCCCTGATCGTTACGGTCTGGGGAGCAGTCCTGTTCCTCTTCGGTTTCGGGATGCTCCGGCAGCTTCTCTTCCCCCTGTTCCTCCTGCTGTTCATGATTCCGGTCCCCGCCCAGATCTACGCCGCTCTCACGACCCCCCTGCAGTTGTTCGTCTCAAAGGTTGCGGTGGAGATGGCGTCGCTTGCGGGGATACCGGTCTACCGGGAAGGAAACGTCATCCACCACACTCAGGGTGTTTTCCAGGTGGTGCAGGCGTGCAGCGGCATGAGGTCCATCATGGCCCTGTTGACCCTCGGAGCACTCCTGGCGTACTTCGGTCTTCGCTCCTCACTGCCGCGCGGCGTGCTGTTCGTCTCGGCCATTCCCATTGCCGTGGCGATCAACGTTCTGCGGGTCTTCACCATCATTGCGGCGTTTCATTTTCTTGGGCTCGACCTTGCCGAGGGAACACCCCACACCGTCTTGGGCATCGTGCTCTTCGGGATCGCCTTCGTGCTCTTCGTGGCGATCCGGAAAGGACTTTCGCTATGCGAACGCTCAGCACCAAACGCCTGA
- a CDS encoding polysaccharide deacetylase family protein encodes MGTVIRNILGNALYAAFSRDASLPVAVISYHDISDGEGFSSWLRVNEGAFDKQISLLKDVVNFITPADLFDPDRLSRNRLNLLLTFDDGYSSTYRFAYPVIRKLQVPALFFISTWNMQTGQPFWFDIIISYIQEARIEALDLSHLGLGNYHFSSRADCERWDDIQTLLEDIKCHTVRDDIDFAEAVAQWLTRAFSPCTDARSCLPISPEQIAEMHRSGLCYFGSHSHRHRILTTLPDEALADDLRTSRKILEEVTGDAVIHVSYPNGNCDERVKRISREAGYRFGFTTSFGRVSSCTDVMGIPRLLVGGYDSHNGLIWRLLRGASRQSPRRCAKP; translated from the coding sequence ATGGGCACGGTGATCAGGAACATACTCGGCAATGCTCTCTACGCGGCATTCTCTCGGGACGCCTCGCTCCCCGTTGCCGTCATCTCGTATCACGACATCTCCGATGGAGAGGGGTTTTCATCGTGGCTGCGGGTGAATGAAGGTGCATTCGACAAGCAGATCTCCCTGCTCAAGGATGTGGTCAATTTCATAACCCCGGCGGATCTCTTCGATCCCGACCGCCTCTCACGGAATCGGCTCAATCTGCTCCTGACCTTTGACGACGGCTACAGCAGCACCTACCGGTTTGCGTACCCCGTCATCAGGAAACTCCAGGTTCCCGCACTTTTTTTCATCTCGACCTGGAACATGCAGACCGGGCAGCCGTTCTGGTTCGACATCATCATCAGCTACATCCAGGAGGCGAGGATCGAGGCGCTGGACCTCAGCCATCTCGGCCTTGGAAACTATCACTTTTCCTCCCGTGCGGATTGTGAACGCTGGGATGATATCCAGACGCTGCTCGAAGATATCAAATGCCACACCGTGCGGGATGACATTGACTTTGCCGAAGCCGTCGCCCAGTGGCTGACACGGGCCTTCAGCCCGTGCACCGACGCGCGGTCCTGTCTTCCGATCAGCCCGGAGCAGATTGCCGAAATGCACCGCAGCGGACTCTGCTATTTCGGCTCCCATTCCCACCGGCACCGGATCCTGACCACCCTGCCCGACGAGGCGCTTGCCGATGACCTCAGAACCTCCCGGAAGATACTTGAGGAGGTGACCGGAGACGCCGTCATCCACGTCAGCTATCCCAACGGGAACTGCGATGAGCGCGTCAAGAGGATCAGCCGCGAGGCGGGATACCGCTTCGGATTCACGACATCGTTCGGCAGGGTGAGCTCCTGTACCGATGTCATGGGGATTCCGCGACTCCTCGTGGGTGGGTACGACAGCCATAACGGCCTTATCTGGAGGCTATTGCGGGGAGCCTCGCGGCAGTCCCCCCGGAGGTGCGCCAAACCATGA
- a CDS encoding GNAT family N-acetyltransferase: protein MKGDWNALLARSSQDNPFLSHEWLYSWWEAFGTEAELLVLLFYDAGLSGEELVGIFPGYVRQSGVFPPCRTWRFLGSEVVTSDFLEVIAARGRENDVYRALARYLEREWPFHYAEWTDIPAESGLVERLGAGGPHGLNGAVWRADKFCPYLDLPESIDAYFSSLSINTRKRYRYRRRLEELGMTLEYVTDPKDLPAAIDDFARLHTERRRQKKGEGIFATAAQRQFYRFAFERFLAEGWLELVFLRVGGERVATVCQFNYGDRIYYYQTGYSTAWEQYRVGFVLISLLIEEAIRQKKSSYEFLRGREEYKYRFGATGERRLTDLIVTNGNFTGAAVYRRRVWGRRLREFVGKILPPPVKAGISRMAESARTGGYR, encoded by the coding sequence TTGAAGGGTGACTGGAATGCCCTGCTCGCGCGCTCGTCCCAGGATAATCCATTCCTGTCCCATGAATGGCTCTATTCCTGGTGGGAAGCGTTCGGTACCGAGGCAGAGTTGCTGGTACTACTCTTTTACGATGCGGGGCTGTCCGGGGAGGAGCTCGTCGGCATCTTCCCTGGGTACGTCAGGCAGTCAGGGGTATTCCCGCCGTGCAGAACGTGGCGTTTTCTGGGGAGCGAGGTCGTGACCTCGGATTTCCTGGAGGTGATCGCCGCCCGTGGGCGGGAGAACGATGTCTACCGGGCACTGGCCCGCTACCTCGAAAGGGAGTGGCCGTTCCACTATGCCGAATGGACCGACATTCCGGCCGAATCAGGACTGGTGGAAAGATTGGGGGCCGGCGGCCCGCATGGGTTGAATGGCGCCGTGTGGCGCGCGGACAAGTTCTGTCCGTACCTTGATCTTCCCGAAAGCATAGATGCGTACTTTTCGTCCTTGAGCATCAATACCCGGAAGCGTTACCGGTACCGCCGCCGGCTGGAAGAGCTGGGGATGACCCTGGAATACGTTACTGACCCGAAGGATCTGCCGGCGGCCATCGACGACTTCGCGCGGCTGCACACGGAGCGGCGGCGACAGAAAAAGGGAGAGGGGATCTTTGCCACCGCGGCCCAGAGGCAGTTCTATCGCTTCGCCTTCGAACGTTTCCTTGCCGAGGGGTGGCTCGAACTCGTCTTTCTGAGAGTCGGAGGCGAGCGGGTGGCAACGGTCTGCCAGTTCAACTACGGCGACCGCATCTACTACTACCAGACGGGCTACAGCACCGCGTGGGAACAATATCGGGTGGGTTTCGTGCTTATCTCGCTTCTGATCGAAGAGGCGATACGGCAGAAGAAGAGCTCTTACGAGTTCCTGCGCGGCAGGGAAGAGTACAAATACCGCTTCGGAGCCACGGGCGAACGGCGCCTGACGGACCTGATCGTCACTAACGGCAATTTTACCGGTGCGGCGGTCTACCGGCGGAGGGTGTGGGGACGACGTCTCCGTGAGTTCGTTGGGAAGATTCTCCCCCCACCGGTTAAGGCGGGAATTTCAAGGATGGCAGAGAGTGCCCGGACGGGCGGATACCGATAG
- a CDS encoding GNAT family N-acetyltransferase, whose protein sequence is MAGENELIQGCLGKQFMPDCIYPVCTVEIADSWKDMGEVCGGWERLEAVTGIEHPFVSLSWLECWIRSFSNFNKIHLVKAVNDKLLTAVVPLVQTRKNIKGINFQCLSFPANGHSPQCDVLVEPKDQLTLEAVSRTLREVVARTDLLVFPAVREGGNTMDVLRSLNSKRFLLHVEHSFEVPYFETGGGWHFFLEGKSKKFRRRLVESRQLAAERGTVSTEFYHTTPLPAAVIERLRDLDSKTWQHADGTGLFSTHQNSEFYTGLLGTRHQTFDVTLAFLRVDSADIAYEITVIRNSTAYFLKYGFDPAWSDCRPGVLVQAALSEYVSDRGCTRIELGPESSEEKRRWENNRFKSSNYWLINMGTPKGVALGLALTFRKWLKSSRCLKC, encoded by the coding sequence GTGGCTGGTGAAAATGAACTGATACAGGGGTGTCTGGGGAAACAATTTATGCCGGATTGTATTTATCCTGTTTGTACAGTTGAAATTGCTGATAGCTGGAAAGATATGGGAGAGGTATGCGGGGGGTGGGAAAGACTTGAGGCTGTCACCGGTATTGAGCATCCATTCGTATCGCTGAGCTGGCTTGAATGTTGGATTAGATCGTTTAGTAATTTCAACAAAATACATCTTGTGAAGGCTGTTAACGACAAACTTCTGACTGCTGTCGTACCTCTTGTCCAAACAAGAAAAAATATCAAGGGGATCAACTTCCAATGCCTGTCTTTTCCGGCCAATGGACATTCACCCCAATGTGATGTGTTAGTGGAGCCGAAGGACCAGCTTACGCTTGAGGCTGTCAGCAGAACACTTCGGGAGGTTGTTGCCCGGACCGATCTTCTCGTATTCCCTGCAGTACGCGAAGGGGGGAACACAATGGATGTGCTGAGATCGCTGAATTCAAAGAGGTTTCTGCTGCATGTCGAGCATTCGTTTGAAGTCCCCTATTTTGAGACTGGTGGTGGATGGCATTTTTTCCTGGAAGGGAAAAGTAAGAAATTTCGTCGTAGACTTGTGGAAAGTCGTCAACTAGCGGCAGAACGGGGAACGGTTTCGACCGAGTTTTATCATACCACCCCACTGCCCGCAGCAGTCATCGAAAGGCTGCGCGATCTTGATTCCAAAACATGGCAACACGCCGACGGAACCGGACTTTTCAGTACGCACCAGAATTCCGAATTTTATACGGGTTTGCTCGGAACTCGGCATCAGACATTTGACGTTACCCTTGCATTCCTTCGAGTTGATTCTGCTGACATAGCTTATGAAATTACGGTTATCCGCAATTCAACTGCGTATTTCCTCAAGTACGGGTTTGATCCCGCCTGGAGTGACTGTAGACCTGGCGTGTTGGTCCAAGCGGCGCTAAGCGAATATGTAAGTGACAGAGGATGCACCAGAATCGAACTTGGCCCTGAGTCGTCTGAAGAAAAGCGCCGCTGGGAGAACAATCGATTCAAGAGTTCCAACTATTGGCTCATTAACATGGGGACACCGAAGGGTGTGGCACTTGGACTTGCGCTCACGTTTCGCAAATGGCTCAAATCATCCCGTTGCCTGAAGTGTTGA
- a CDS encoding XrtA system polysaccharide deacetylase yields MINALSIDVEDYFHVSAFEKCVRRDQWHTYPLRVEENTARILDLLDSHAVRATFFILGWVAERIPSLVKEIHSRGHEVASHGYGHKRVHTQERREFRDDVRASKALLEDLIGEAVIGYRAPSYSISAASLWAYDELVDAGYRYDSSVFPVRHDLYGIPDWPRFPFVVSRGPSGQWSPAGKVPGGDGACGEQRQMVEIPITTLAVAGKGVPIAGGGYFRLFPYRFVKWGLTRINRTEKRPFVFYLHPWELDPDQPRMTDAGFKSRFRHYLNLDRTEGRFRRLLSDFRFMPLQELVRDWRSCSETMP; encoded by the coding sequence ATGATCAATGCCCTGAGCATCGATGTTGAGGATTACTTTCATGTCTCCGCCTTCGAGAAATGCGTGCGCCGCGACCAGTGGCACACCTACCCCTTGCGGGTGGAGGAGAACACGGCGAGGATCCTCGACCTGCTTGATTCACATGCCGTTCGGGCGACATTCTTCATTCTCGGCTGGGTGGCGGAGAGAATTCCCTCACTCGTAAAGGAGATACATTCCCGGGGGCACGAGGTTGCAAGTCACGGGTATGGGCATAAGCGGGTACATACCCAGGAGAGACGGGAGTTTCGCGATGACGTCCGCGCCAGCAAGGCGTTGCTCGAGGATCTTATCGGCGAGGCGGTTATCGGTTACCGGGCGCCGAGCTACTCGATTTCGGCCGCATCCCTCTGGGCGTATGACGAACTGGTCGATGCCGGTTACCGGTACGATTCCAGTGTCTTTCCGGTGCGTCACGACCTCTACGGCATTCCTGACTGGCCTCGCTTCCCCTTTGTCGTTTCCCGCGGCCCGAGCGGGCAATGGAGTCCGGCCGGGAAGGTTCCCGGTGGCGACGGTGCGTGCGGGGAGCAGCGGCAGATGGTGGAGATTCCGATCACGACTCTCGCCGTGGCGGGGAAGGGGGTGCCGATCGCCGGAGGCGGCTATTTTCGCCTTTTCCCCTACCGCTTTGTGAAATGGGGACTCACCCGGATAAACCGCACGGAGAAGCGTCCATTCGTCTTCTACCTGCATCCCTGGGAGCTGGATCCGGACCAGCCGCGCATGACGGACGCCGGCTTCAAGAGTCGCTTCCGGCACTACCTGAATCTCGACAGGACGGAGGGCCGGTTCAGAAGACTCCTTTCGGACTTCCGCTTCATGCCGCTGCAGGAGCTTGTCAGGGATTGGCGTTCATGTTCGGAGACAATGCCATGA
- a CDS encoding TIGR03016 family PEP-CTERM system-associated outer membrane protein → MRSHVLATAALFLCCSSVSFATEFSFHPSLAVSEEYTDNVLERSTDKKSDFITRVLPGISLLYKAPRWDWDGRYTFDYRYYAKRNRSDEITHDAAVKGQIRVVDEFFFVDLDEIYKKVSLDVTRDNTGESLFFNQSDRNTFTVSPYFVWRLNPKAKLKTGYRYMNTWYKEPTGVDRTDHSGFGELAYEITPRTTFTAGYTFTHQDSSLNDYDKHDGYVGGRYEFDERSYLFGQVGYTSIRYDFGQNVGNVFWNAGFSKTFDSLTAHVNTGVKYTEDPQSNLTKETFYSGGLDYLFGRGEASLFLNYSDFDRIGPGTIDTTRYTAGVRARYELVPSLTGSAGFEADNFVRSYMLNTPRRYFATASLSYLLSEGFTLTATYIYVDYYSPTVVGDNREINRAILELRKIF, encoded by the coding sequence ATGAGATCGCATGTATTGGCCACGGCGGCACTGTTTCTTTGTTGCAGCAGCGTTTCATTCGCAACCGAGTTCTCGTTCCACCCGTCGCTTGCCGTCAGCGAGGAGTACACCGACAACGTCCTGGAGCGATCCACGGACAAAAAGTCTGACTTCATAACGCGGGTGCTCCCCGGCATTTCGCTTCTTTACAAGGCTCCACGGTGGGATTGGGACGGGCGGTACACGTTCGACTATCGCTACTACGCCAAGCGGAACCGGAGCGATGAAATTACCCATGACGCCGCGGTGAAAGGACAGATCAGGGTGGTGGACGAATTCTTCTTCGTGGACCTCGATGAGATATACAAGAAGGTTTCGCTCGACGTGACGCGGGACAATACCGGTGAGAGCCTCTTCTTCAACCAGTCCGACCGGAACACCTTCACGGTCTCTCCCTATTTTGTCTGGCGTCTGAACCCGAAAGCGAAGCTCAAGACCGGCTACCGGTACATGAATACCTGGTACAAGGAGCCCACCGGCGTTGACCGGACCGACCATAGCGGCTTTGGCGAGCTGGCCTACGAGATCACCCCCCGGACGACGTTCACCGCTGGCTATACCTTCACCCATCAGGACAGCAGCCTGAACGATTACGACAAGCATGACGGGTACGTGGGGGGACGGTATGAATTCGACGAACGGTCGTATCTTTTCGGACAGGTGGGATACACCTCGATCCGCTACGACTTCGGGCAGAACGTGGGGAATGTTTTCTGGAATGCCGGATTTTCGAAAACGTTCGACTCATTGACGGCGCACGTCAATACCGGCGTCAAGTACACGGAGGACCCGCAGAGCAACCTCACGAAGGAGACGTTTTATTCCGGCGGGCTCGACTATCTCTTCGGGAGGGGAGAGGCGTCGCTCTTCCTCAACTATTCGGACTTCGACCGGATCGGCCCCGGCACCATCGATACCACGAGATACACGGCCGGCGTCCGGGCGAGATACGAGCTCGTTCCCAGTCTGACGGGCTCCGCAGGCTTCGAGGCCGACAACTTCGTCAGGAGCTACATGCTCAACACTCCGCGCCGATATTTTGCGACTGCCAGCCTCAGCTACCTGCTAAGCGAAGGATTCACCCTGACGGCAACCTATATCTACGTCGACTACTACTCGCCGACGGTGGTTGGCGACAACCGGGAGATAAACCGCGCCATCCTGGAATTGCGAAAGATTTTCTAG
- a CDS encoding XrtA/PEP-CTERM system-associated ATPase — protein sequence MYESFFNLTTKPFDLLPNPDFLFMSRAHKRACMYLDYGIRERAGFILLTGNIGTGKTTIIRNLLKQRDDRIVFSRIFNTRVDADQLFAMIADDFGIATGGKDKVTLLRELNDYLIEQFARGRQPVLIIDEAQNLGADLLEEVRMLSNLETDNAKLLQIILVGQPELRATLADPSMVQFRQRININCNLTPLSVEEMRSYILHRLEVAGNRDAVEFAPEALDIVHRYSRGIPRLINIICDFIMLSAFAEETHRVAGDMVQDIVGDLDFERNYWNPAGADLPPLPVEATVPPVEPYRDELSALLRDLGHRLETLESGLTKLNPELFVSMNDRFSRLENAFKFHVGEVDSCMGELRKELEKVRSLSCGSISERDEELLPRSGLIRRLFGG from the coding sequence ATGTATGAATCCTTTTTCAATCTGACGACCAAGCCGTTCGACCTGCTTCCCAATCCCGACTTTCTCTTCATGAGCAGGGCCCACAAGCGGGCCTGCATGTATCTCGACTACGGGATTCGGGAGAGAGCGGGGTTCATCCTGTTGACGGGGAACATCGGCACGGGCAAGACCACCATCATCCGCAATCTTCTGAAGCAGCGCGATGACCGGATCGTTTTTTCCCGCATCTTCAACACCCGGGTCGATGCGGACCAGCTCTTCGCCATGATTGCCGATGATTTCGGCATTGCCACCGGCGGCAAGGACAAGGTGACGCTGCTTCGGGAGCTGAACGATTACCTGATCGAGCAGTTTGCCAGGGGGCGGCAGCCGGTCCTCATCATCGACGAGGCCCAGAATCTGGGGGCAGACCTCCTGGAAGAAGTGCGGATGCTTTCGAACCTCGAAACCGACAACGCAAAGCTCCTCCAGATAATACTCGTGGGGCAACCGGAGCTTCGGGCCACCCTCGCCGACCCGAGCATGGTGCAGTTCCGGCAGCGGATCAACATCAACTGCAACCTGACGCCGCTGAGCGTCGAGGAGATGCGCAGCTACATCCTCCACCGGCTCGAGGTGGCCGGCAACCGGGACGCGGTCGAGTTTGCCCCCGAGGCGCTCGACATTGTCCACCGGTACAGCAGGGGGATTCCGCGGCTGATCAACATCATCTGCGACTTCATCATGCTTTCCGCCTTTGCCGAGGAGACGCACCGGGTCGCGGGCGACATGGTTCAGGACATCGTCGGCGACCTCGACTTCGAGCGTAACTACTGGAATCCGGCAGGCGCGGATCTTCCTCCGCTGCCGGTCGAGGCGACCGTCCCCCCCGTGGAACCGTACCGTGATGAGCTGTCGGCATTGCTGCGCGATCTGGGCCATCGGTTGGAGACGCTGGAGAGCGGCCTGACGAAACTGAATCCGGAACTGTTTGTCAGTATGAACGATCGTTTTTCCCGCCTGGAGAACGCATTCAAGTTCCACGTGGGCGAAGTGGACAGTTGTATGGGGGAGCTGCGAAAGGAGCTCGAAAAGGTCCGCAGCCTCTCCTGCGGTTCGATCTCGGAGCGGGATGAAGAGCTGCTGCCGCGTTCGGGGCTCATCCGGAGACTGTTCGGCGGATAA
- a CDS encoding XrtA-associated tyrosine autokinase — protein MSRIEQALEKAARSRDTAPPNDPAPLKNRHEAPLGEPPPLPPPLAVSSEPLTDCSNPLLATLNDPHSPVTEQYRKLKSEIVAATKQAGFNNMIMVTSAMDGEGKSVTSLNLAITLAQEFDHTVLLIDADLRKPSIPGYLGMTVEKGLSEYLAKGGNLPDILHKTGIGRLTVLPAGAAVKNPVELLSSQRMKDLLDEIKARYPDRYVIIDTPPVLPFAETRSLSRMVDGVIFVVKEGENSLKSIDEAVTTIDRRKVIGIVYNEARTENLGDKYDYYRGYRPRSEAKAAPPAGRGNGAAPSVPPKEPKGLWGRLRQGKTA, from the coding sequence ATGAGCAGAATCGAACAGGCGCTTGAGAAGGCTGCACGGTCGCGTGATACCGCACCCCCCAATGATCCGGCACCCCTGAAGAACCGGCACGAAGCTCCCCTGGGGGAGCCCCCGCCGCTCCCCCCGCCGCTCGCCGTTTCGTCGGAGCCGCTGACGGACTGCAGCAATCCGCTGCTGGCGACGCTGAACGACCCCCATTCGCCGGTTACCGAGCAGTACCGGAAGCTCAAGTCGGAGATCGTTGCCGCAACCAAGCAGGCCGGTTTCAACAACATGATCATGGTGACGAGTGCCATGGACGGAGAGGGGAAGAGCGTTACCTCCCTAAACCTCGCGATCACGCTCGCCCAGGAGTTCGACCATACCGTGCTGCTGATCGACGCCGACCTGCGCAAGCCGTCCATCCCTGGGTACCTGGGGATGACCGTCGAGAAAGGGCTTTCCGAGTATCTGGCCAAGGGGGGCAACCTCCCCGATATCCTGCACAAGACCGGCATTGGCCGCCTCACGGTGCTTCCGGCGGGCGCGGCCGTGAAAAATCCCGTGGAGCTGCTTTCATCACAGCGGATGAAGGATCTGCTGGATGAGATCAAGGCGCGGTATCCCGACCGTTATGTGATCATTGACACCCCGCCCGTCCTCCCCTTCGCCGAGACCCGTTCCCTCTCCCGGATGGTGGACGGCGTGATTTTCGTGGTCAAGGAAGGCGAAAATTCGCTGAAGTCAATCGACGAGGCGGTCACGACCATCGACCGGCGCAAGGTGATCGGCATTGTCTACAACGAGGCGCGAACCGAAAACCTCGGTGATAAGTACGACTATTACCGCGGTTACCGGCCCCGCTCCGAAGCGAAGGCCGCTCCTCCCGCTGGCCGTGGCAATGGCGCCGCACCCTCCGTTCCTCCCAAGGAGCCGAAAGGGCTCTGGGGACGGCTGCGTCAGGGGAAGACTGCGTGA